The candidate division KSB1 bacterium region TTCGCGCCGGAACCCGGAAATAGACTCCGCTATGCGTGGCACGGAAACTCGCTTGAGCTGGAGTATCTCGACTCGCTGGCCGCCGACCGTACCTATGTGATCAGCGTCGGAAGCTCCGCCAAAGATCAGCGCGGAAATCCGGTCGGATTCACCTACACCATGGCCTTTTCGACCGGCGCTCAGATCGATCGCGGCCGACTCGCCGGTGTCATCGCCGACGAATCCGCCGCGCAGGCCGTCGCCGTTTGGGCCTACGCGTTGAGCGCAGGTGATACGGTGGATCCCGCCCTGCGCTCTCCTGAGTATCGTTTACAGGCGGCGCGCGATGGGTCGTTTCGTTTCGGCTATCTGGCCCAGGGGCGCTATCGCGTGTTCGCCGTTCAGGACCGGAACTTCGACGGCAAGTGGCAGCCGTCAACCGAACGCGTCGGAATTGCTCCGTGGGATGTCACGGTCACGGACACTGTCGATGCGTGGGCCTGTTTCAAACTCTCACGACAGGATACTGCCGCGCTACGAATCCTTGGAGTTCGCGAGATAGACCAGACTCGGTACGAAGTCAAACTCGGCGCGGCGCTGGACTCTGCCCAAGTCTGGCAGTTTACACAGGCGAATCAACTCCCGGTGACCGCGATCGCCGCCGTGGTGGACAGCGGCGGGACTGATACTTGGCAGGTGTTCACCGGCGTACCGCTCGAACCGGGAGCGTGGACCATCCGCACGTCAGACGGCAGATTGCAGGACACGCTCACGGTGCGCGCGCGACCCGACACCTCGCGGCCGAGGGTACGTGAGACCATTCCCTTGGCCAACCGCCCGGCGCGTACGCTGTCTCCATTTCAGATCGAGTTCAGCGAACCCGTCCTCACGGCGGACGGCTTCGCCGATTCCCTTCTGATCATATCGACGAAACCCGAGACCCTGCGTGTCGTCACGGATTTCAAGGGTAGTCCGACCGCAGGCTTGACCTTCGTCGCGGAACCACCTTACGTGGAAGGCGAATCGTATTTTCTGCGCGTTGACGGCAGGTTGATTCATGATGTCAGCGGTAATCAGCTGGCCGACACCACGGTTGAGTTCCGCTTCTCGTACTATCCGGCCGATAGCCTCGGATCCGTCGCCGGTGAGATCGCAAATGAGTCCGGGCCGTTCCTGATCCGACTGCTGCACGCCCAATCGCGCATCGCCGTGCTAACCGAGCGCATCG contains the following coding sequences:
- a CDS encoding Ig-like domain-containing protein, yielding MNSRLRPIRVAAGLLAMLLLWSCAKVGVPPGGPEDKTGPTILHHVPEADAINVPRKLTARLVFSEPVSRASVEAALFFAPEPGNRLRYAWHGNSLELEYLDSLAADRTYVISVGSSAKDQRGNPVGFTYTMAFSTGAQIDRGRLAGVIADESAAQAVAVWAYALSAGDTVDPALRSPEYRLQAARDGSFRFGYLAQGRYRVFAVQDRNFDGKWQPSTERVGIAPWDVTVTDTVDAWACFKLSRQDTAALRILGVREIDQTRYEVKLGAALDSAQVWQFTQANQLPVTAIAAVVDSGGTDTWQVFTGVPLEPGAWTIRTSDGRLQDTLTVRARPDTSRPRVRETIPLANRPARTLSPFQIEFSEPVLTADGFADSLLIISTKPETLRVVTDFKGSPTAGLTFVAEPPYVEGESYFLRVDGRLIHDVSGNQLADTTVEFRFSYYPADSLGSVAGEIANESGPFLIRLLHAQSRIAVLTERIVASTFRIDRLVPGKYVLEVISDRAPDNPGRFDYGSVYPMVFSEPFSESADTVTIRARWEYETTIPWSIHP